The following coding sequences are from one Archaeoglobaceae archaeon window:
- a CDS encoding ABC transporter ATP-binding protein has product MIELYDVRKSFGNAEVIKGISLKVHGEIYGLLGPNGSGKTTLMKIVGGILKPSGGSVFVEGIDVVKNPIKVKEIIGFVPETPVLYESLTVSELLNLVGKIRGLKKEELEERVANFAKAFEIEEFMDSLIATLSFGNRQKVAIISALLHNPRVLILDEVMNGLDVKSAKILRELLFRFRNEGKSILFSTHIMPFAEILCDRVGVIHEGRIVAEGKVSELKDFARVKDLEDVFLKLTRGEDVSELISALM; this is encoded by the coding sequence GTGATAGAACTTTACGATGTCAGAAAGAGTTTTGGAAATGCAGAAGTGATAAAAGGCATCAGCTTAAAGGTTCATGGAGAAATCTACGGGCTTCTCGGTCCGAATGGGAGCGGTAAAACTACTTTAATGAAAATCGTTGGTGGAATTCTAAAGCCATCAGGCGGAAGTGTTTTTGTTGAGGGGATTGATGTTGTAAAAAACCCGATAAAGGTTAAGGAAATAATTGGCTTTGTCCCGGAAACTCCTGTTTTATATGAGAGTCTTACAGTCTCGGAACTCTTGAATCTCGTGGGAAAGATAAGGGGCTTGAAGAAAGAGGAATTAGAGGAAAGAGTCGCCAATTTTGCAAAAGCATTTGAGATCGAAGAATTCATGGACTCGCTGATCGCAACGCTTAGCTTCGGAAACAGGCAAAAAGTTGCAATAATCTCTGCTTTGCTTCACAATCCGAGAGTTTTGATTCTCGACGAGGTCATGAACGGACTTGACGTTAAATCAGCCAAAATTCTCAGAGAGCTACTTTTCAGATTTCGAAATGAGGGAAAAAGCATTCTGTTCTCTACACACATAATGCCATTCGCAGAAATACTTTGCGACCGTGTTGGGGTAATACATGAAGGCAGAATAGTCGCTGAAGGGAAAGTAAGCGAATTAAAGGATTTTGCACGGGTTAAAGACCTTGAAGATGTCTTCTTAAAACTTACGAGAGGTGAAGACGTATCAGAGCTAATTTCCGCCTTGATGTAA
- a CDS encoding succinate dehydrogenase/fumarate reductase flavoprotein subunit, which translates to MIECDIAIVGTGLAGMRAGVAIAEKSRKVYVALISKTYPIRCHSVCAEGGSAAVLREGDSFELHEWDTVKGSDFLADQDAVEFFVRECPKEIIRLENWGCPWSRTADGKIAQRAFGGQSFPRTVFAADRTGFHEVHTLYERLLSYENVEFFNEFFLTNLAIADGRIQGISAIDLKNGDLEFFKAKAVILATGGAGRLYGFTTYSHQVTGDGIAIAYRCGIPLKDMEFMQFHPTGLIPSGILMTEACRGEGGYLRNRLGERFMQKYAPEKMELAPRDVVARAMWKEIIEGRGFESEHGPYIALDLTHLGEEKIEERLPMIREAAIKFAGVDPVEEPIPVKPVQHYTMGGIHTNMFTETPVKGLFAVGECACISIHGANRLGSNSTVECLVFGRVAGEMALKFAENAKEPEIPKNFIKEEESRIYDKIGKGDENPHAIKKRLNEVMDTHLWIFRTGEGLKEALREIRELKRRYERVAISDSSRKFNVALLSTLEVGYLLDLAEVVAMGALLRTESRGAHYRLDHPARDDEHWLKHTLAYYTGKEPRFEYLPVTITKWKPVERKY; encoded by the coding sequence GTGATCGAGTGCGACATCGCCATTGTCGGCACTGGGCTTGCGGGTATGCGGGCGGGAGTTGCAATAGCTGAGAAAAGCAGAAAGGTCTATGTTGCTCTTATATCTAAAACTTATCCGATCAGATGTCACAGCGTATGTGCTGAAGGCGGAAGTGCAGCAGTGCTAAGAGAAGGCGACAGCTTTGAGCTTCATGAGTGGGACACGGTAAAGGGAAGCGACTTCTTGGCAGATCAGGATGCGGTTGAGTTCTTTGTGAGGGAATGCCCCAAAGAAATTATAAGACTTGAAAACTGGGGATGTCCTTGGAGCAGAACTGCGGACGGAAAAATCGCTCAGAGAGCCTTTGGTGGGCAGAGTTTTCCAAGAACTGTTTTCGCTGCGGACAGAACTGGTTTTCATGAAGTCCATACGCTTTACGAAAGACTGCTGAGCTACGAAAATGTTGAATTCTTCAACGAGTTCTTTTTGACAAATTTGGCAATAGCAGATGGCAGAATTCAGGGGATCTCAGCAATAGATCTCAAAAATGGAGATCTTGAGTTTTTCAAAGCCAAAGCGGTGATCCTTGCAACAGGTGGGGCGGGAAGGCTTTACGGATTTACGACTTACAGCCATCAGGTTACTGGAGATGGGATTGCAATTGCCTATCGTTGTGGAATTCCATTAAAGGACATGGAGTTCATGCAGTTTCATCCAACAGGCTTAATTCCGTCGGGAATACTAATGACCGAGGCTTGCAGAGGAGAAGGGGGCTATTTGAGAAATCGACTTGGAGAGCGCTTCATGCAGAAATACGCCCCGGAGAAGATGGAATTGGCTCCCAGAGACGTGGTTGCAAGGGCAATGTGGAAAGAAATAATAGAGGGACGGGGATTTGAAAGCGAGCATGGTCCATACATCGCTCTCGATCTAACCCATCTTGGTGAGGAGAAGATCGAAGAAAGGCTACCGATGATAAGAGAGGCTGCGATCAAGTTTGCTGGCGTTGATCCAGTTGAAGAGCCAATTCCAGTTAAGCCAGTCCAGCACTACACGATGGGGGGCATTCATACAAATATGTTCACGGAAACTCCAGTAAAGGGCTTGTTTGCAGTCGGGGAATGTGCCTGCATAAGCATTCACGGAGCAAACAGACTGGGGAGCAACTCGACAGTTGAATGCCTTGTTTTCGGCAGAGTTGCTGGAGAGATGGCTTTGAAGTTTGCCGAAAATGCCAAAGAACCAGAGATCCCAAAGAATTTTATAAAAGAGGAAGAGAGCAGAATATACGATAAAATTGGCAAGGGTGATGAGAATCCGCATGCGATCAAGAAGAGGCTGAACGAAGTAATGGACACCCATCTGTGGATCTTCAGAACAGGTGAGGGCTTAAAGGAGGCTTTGCGGGAAATAAGAGAGCTTAAAAGAAGATATGAGCGGGTAGCGATTTCAGACAGCTCAAGAAAGTTCAATGTCGCCCTGCTTTCAACGCTTGAAGTCGGCTATCTGCTTGATCTGGCTGAAGTGGTTGCAATGGGCGCTTTGCTAAGGACTGAGAGCAGAGGTGCGCATTACCGCTTGGATCATCCAGCGAGAGACGATGAGCACTGGTTAAAGCACACCCTTGCTTACTACACTGGCAAGGAGCCAAGATTCGAATATCTGCCAGTCACGATCACGAAGTGGAAGCCTGTGGAGAGGAAGTATTGA
- a CDS encoding succinate dehydrogenase iron-sulfur subunit, whose translation MKFKIKRFNEKNGSYWQTFEVPVRTAMTVLDGLFYIRENLDNSLAFRASCRMGICGSCAVKINGKPRLACETQLSKFKEVKIEPLDNFAVIKDLVTEFEGFFAKHKKVKPYLINPKISYENPVEQIQTPKQLKAYYDFTLCIKCGACYSVCPAGATLESYLGPAALASAYRFNADSRDHGKEERLKIVSQPNGVWRCHSAMECSEVCPKQIEPAKAIQLLRRATLR comes from the coding sequence ATGAAGTTTAAAATAAAAAGATTTAATGAAAAAAATGGAAGCTACTGGCAAACTTTTGAAGTGCCTGTGAGGACTGCAATGACCGTTCTCGATGGGCTATTTTACATAAGAGAAAATCTTGACAACAGCCTTGCTTTCAGAGCTTCATGCAGAATGGGAATCTGCGGGAGCTGTGCGGTGAAAATCAACGGCAAACCAAGGCTTGCGTGCGAAACCCAGCTTTCAAAGTTCAAAGAAGTTAAGATTGAGCCACTTGACAACTTTGCGGTTATAAAAGATCTGGTTACCGAATTCGAGGGCTTCTTTGCAAAGCACAAGAAGGTGAAGCCCTATCTTATTAACCCGAAGATCAGCTACGAGAATCCCGTGGAGCAGATTCAGACTCCAAAGCAGTTAAAAGCTTATTACGATTTCACTCTCTGCATAAAATGCGGAGCCTGCTACTCCGTTTGCCCTGCGGGAGCAACTCTCGAGAGCTATCTTGGTCCAGCGGCACTCGCTTCTGCATACAGATTCAATGCGGACAGCAGAGACCATGGCAAAGAGGAGCGTTTGAAAATAGTTTCTCAGCCTAATGGCGTTTGGCGATGTCACTCAGCGATGGAGTGCAGTGAAGTTTGCCCGAAGCAAATTGAGCCCGCAAAAGCCATTCAGTTGCTAAGAAGGGCAACGCTGAGGTGA
- a CDS encoding succinate dehydrogenase, which translates to MRILGWFKYRSPFGMTFMFQRITGLILLFYLCLHLAYLTSLQEKELYEFFTSITVSKQFFIFDSLLILCGVFHGLNGLRIIIHELGFAHEHRRVVLIITGLLAVVAWLYGSYIMFLAIGD; encoded by the coding sequence ATGCGAATACTTGGCTGGTTCAAATATCGCTCCCCATTCGGGATGACCTTCATGTTCCAGCGAATAACTGGGCTAATTCTGCTATTCTATCTCTGTCTGCATTTGGCTTACCTTACCTCGCTTCAGGAAAAAGAGCTTTACGAGTTCTTCACGAGCATTACCGTGTCTAAGCAGTTCTTCATATTCGACTCATTGCTGATCCTATGCGGTGTCTTCCACGGGCTGAATGGGCTTCGAATAATAATTCACGAGCTTGGCTTTGCTCATGAACACAGAAGAGTTGTGCTCATAATCACTGGACTCTTGGCAGTGGTTGCATGGCTTTATGGAAGCTATATAATGTTCCTTGCAATAGGTGATTGA
- a CDS encoding succinate dehydrogenase, translating into MRGFEPIAWVLQAITGIAMVFLITVHFFATHSAHDLLSYESAVERLKSFDYKLFYALLLIVVSFHAFNGLRAVILDTEGGMKRKRLVNVSIAMLAILAIAYGLFLLMRF; encoded by the coding sequence ATGCGTGGCTTTGAGCCAATAGCTTGGGTTTTGCAGGCGATAACTGGGATTGCGATGGTCTTTCTGATCACTGTGCACTTCTTTGCAACTCACTCAGCACACGACTTGCTAAGCTACGAAAGTGCGGTAGAGAGGCTTAAGAGCTTTGATTACAAGCTCTTCTATGCGTTACTGCTTATTGTTGTCTCATTCCACGCCTTCAACGGCTTGAGAGCGGTAATTTTGGACACAGAAGGGGGAATGAAAAGAAAAAGGCTTGTTAACGTCTCAATAGCGATGCTGGCAATCTTAGCCATAGCTTACGGGCTCTTTTTGCTCATGAGATTTTAA
- a CDS encoding DUF1214 domain-containing protein encodes MKLIIHALLGIALGVISAYIMISLAPEFLWVHNGVWKTSLVAGSEKADPYTKAIVAKNYLYVLNKSEAIYFIADSDGERKLDRSCDYKIVGKDLPARWWSITVYGEDNFLIPNEHKIYSITSANVVKNGDLWEVYISKDPKGKNWIPLRGEGNFYITLRLYNPEKIVYDKIAEIELPKIMKEVCR; translated from the coding sequence ATGAAATTGATCATCCACGCCCTTCTCGGAATTGCGTTGGGCGTGATTTCTGCTTATATTATGATTAGCTTGGCGCCAGAATTTCTCTGGGTTCACAATGGAGTTTGGAAAACTTCCCTTGTGGCTGGCAGTGAGAAAGCGGATCCATATACGAAGGCGATAGTGGCAAAGAATTATCTTTATGTTCTAAACAAATCTGAAGCTATTTACTTCATAGCGGACAGCGATGGTGAGCGGAAGCTTGATAGAAGCTGTGATTACAAAATTGTCGGCAAAGATCTGCCAGCAAGATGGTGGAGCATTACAGTTTATGGAGAAGATAACTTTCTGATACCGAACGAGCACAAAATTTACTCTATAACATCTGCAAACGTTGTAAAAAACGGAGATTTATGGGAAGTTTACATTTCAAAGGATCCTAAGGGCAAAAACTGGATCCCGCTACGGGGAGAGGGGAATTTTTACATAACTTTAAGACTTTACAATCCCGAAAAGATCGTTTATGATAAGATTGCAGAAATCGAGCTTCCAAAAATAATGAAGGAGGTGTGCAGATGA
- a CDS encoding DUF1254 domain-containing protein, translated as MSKVKGFAILAVFAVLSHIAFIYAYPYIVVTSNYFASKGEVKVNEVYYQQPVDENFKKVVMPSPDILYSACVYDISKSDLLIEARVPNFTYWSASFYAMSTDNYFTINDRMVSDNITLILTTNKSCKKENCVISPSDRGIVIFRIFIPDKSLLSELEEYQKSIKCRSFVAE; from the coding sequence ATGAGCAAAGTAAAGGGATTTGCCATATTGGCTGTCTTTGCAGTCCTCAGCCACATCGCTTTCATCTATGCTTATCCTTACATCGTCGTAACATCGAACTATTTTGCCAGCAAAGGAGAGGTAAAAGTTAACGAAGTTTACTATCAGCAACCCGTAGATGAGAACTTTAAGAAAGTTGTAATGCCGAGCCCCGATATACTTTATTCTGCATGTGTTTACGACATCAGCAAATCCGATTTGCTCATCGAGGCAAGAGTTCCGAATTTTACCTACTGGTCTGCTTCATTTTATGCAATGAGCACGGACAACTACTTCACGATCAACGACAGAATGGTGAGCGATAATATCACTCTGATTCTTACGACCAACAAAAGCTGTAAGAAAGAAAACTGCGTTATTTCGCCAAGTGATAGGGGCATAGTAATCTTCCGCATTTTCATTCCAGATAAGTCTCTTCTAAGCGAGCTTGAAGAGTATCAGAAGTCGATAAAGTGCAGATCTTTCGTGGCTGAGTAG